The Streptomyces nigra genome includes the window AAGGAGGCATCCGGCTGGTCGTCCCGCTGGTCGAGCCGCACGAGAGGGCGGGCGTACTGTCCCTGCTGTACGTCATCTGCTACATCGGCCTCGGTGTACCGGCCGTGATCGGCGGGTTCCTGGTGGTTCACGGCGGCGGCCTGGTGCCGACCGCCCGCGAGTACGGCGCAGCAGTCGTCCTGCTGGCCCTGGTGGCACTGACCGGGCTGCTCCGCAGCGGTCGCCGCGCCGACCACACGGCAGTGGTGCGGTCCAGCGACTTGCCGGCTCAGCCGGCGCTCGCCTCCGAGCCGGTGCCCGCGGCACCGATGACGCGACGGTGACCCCTTTTCCGAAGTCACCACACCAAACCAGACAGAGCTGTCCGGCGAGGAAAGGACGCGAATCGCGTCTCGCGCGAATCTCCTCGAACTCGCCGGAGAACATAAGGTGCAAAAATGAATACTTCTCCCCCCTTCAGAGTGGTGCAGCGGTCCGCCGCGTACTGGCGGGTGACCTTCGACTCCCCTCCCATCAATCTCGTCACCTTCGACACCTTCGCGGCCCTCGGCGAACTCGTCGACCGGATGGAGGCCGACGACGACGTCAAGGTGGTGGTCTTCGACAGCGCGGATCCCGACTTCTTCCTCGCGCACTTCGATCTGGTGCCGCCGAAGCAGCCCTATACGGGACCCACGTGGCTGGACGTCGCCGCGCGCATGACCCGCTCCCGGGTGCTCACCATCGCCTCGGTCCGGGGCCGGGCGCGAGGAGTGGGCAACGAGTTCCTCCTGGCCTGCGACATGCGGTTCGCCAGCAAGGAGAAGGCCGTCCTCGGCCAACCGGAGGTCGGGGCGGGGATCACTCCGGGCGGTGGAGGCACCGAACGACTCCCGCGCCTGGTGGGGCGGGCCCGAGCCCTGGAGATCATCACGGGCGCCGACGACTACGACGCCGAGACGGCCGAACGGTACGGCTGGATCAACCGGGCACTGCCCGATGCCGAACTGGACG containing:
- a CDS encoding enoyl-CoA hydratase/isomerase family protein, encoding MNTSPPFRVVQRSAAYWRVTFDSPPINLVTFDTFAALGELVDRMEADDDVKVVVFDSADPDFFLAHFDLVPPKQPYTGPTWLDVAARMTRSRVLTIASVRGRARGVGNEFLLACDMRFASKEKAVLGQPEVGAGITPGGGGTERLPRLVGRARALEIITGADDYDAETAERYGWINRALPDAELDAYVERLATRIASFDRQPLAEVKALINRSTLPTEDDLAAGQDTFRTSLTWPEAQERIRLLLQRGMQQRGDLEYRLGEHIADT